The proteins below come from a single Mesobacillus jeotgali genomic window:
- a CDS encoding TIGR00266 family protein yields MRNHEIDYKIYGDDMQFVEVELDPNETVVAEAGSLMMMDQQIEMETIFGDGSGSGGGLVGKLFGAGKRLLTGESLFMTTFTNIGHDKKHVSFASPYPGKIIPMNLSQNGGKIICQKDAFLAAAKGVSVGVEFQRKLGAGFFGGEGFIMQKLEGDGMAFVHAGGTIHKRELQPGEVIKVDTGCLVAMTSNVNYDIEMVKGIKTALFGGEGLFFATLRGPGTVWIQSLPFSRLASRVFAAAPQAGGQNKGEGSVLGGVFRMLDGE; encoded by the coding sequence TTGAGAAACCATGAAATTGATTATAAGATTTATGGCGATGACATGCAGTTTGTAGAGGTTGAACTGGATCCGAATGAAACGGTTGTAGCTGAGGCTGGCAGTCTGATGATGATGGACCAGCAAATTGAAATGGAGACGATTTTTGGCGATGGCTCCGGTAGTGGCGGCGGCTTGGTTGGCAAACTGTTTGGTGCAGGAAAGCGGTTGTTGACGGGCGAGAGCCTTTTCATGACAACATTCACGAACATTGGCCACGATAAGAAGCATGTATCATTCGCGTCACCCTACCCTGGTAAAATCATTCCGATGAATCTAAGCCAGAATGGCGGCAAGATCATTTGCCAAAAAGACGCTTTCCTTGCTGCGGCTAAAGGAGTTTCTGTCGGGGTTGAATTCCAAAGGAAGCTTGGAGCAGGTTTTTTCGGCGGAGAAGGCTTCATCATGCAGAAGCTTGAAGGAGACGGAATGGCATTTGTCCATGCGGGCGGAACGATACATAAGAGAGAGCTTCAGCCAGGAGAAGTCATTAAAGTCGACACCGGCTGCCTTGTTGCAATGACGAGCAATGTGAATTACGACATCGAAATGGTAAAAGGAATTAAAACTGCACTATTTGGCGGAGAAGGGCTTTTCTTTGCAACACTCAGAGGACCAGGTACTGTTTGGATTCAATCACTTCCATTCAGCCGCCTTGCCAGCAGAGTTTTCGCCGCGGCTCCACAAGCTGGAGGCCAGAACAAAGGTGAAGGCAGCGTCCTTGGCGGAGTCTTCAGAATGCTTGATGGCGAATAG
- a CDS encoding heterocycloanthracin/sonorensin family bacteriocin, which yields MLNVGDFQATQPVSWDQNQYHSGDERIFLGLGGFGGCFGFSCFFSCFGCGGCFRCGGCGGCGRCAHCGGCGRCGGCGRCHRG from the coding sequence ATGCTGAATGTTGGTGATTTCCAGGCAACTCAGCCGGTTAGCTGGGATCAAAACCAGTACCATTCAGGGGATGAACGTATTTTTTTAGGACTGGGTGGCTTTGGCGGTTGTTTCGGTTTTTCTTGCTTCTTTAGCTGCTTTGGGTGCGGCGGGTGTTTCCGCTGCGGTGGATGTGGCGGCTGTGGAAGATGTGCTCATTGCGGCGGGTGCGGACGCTGTGGCGGTTGTGGCCGCTGCCATCGTGGTTAA